In Xanthomonas campestris pv. phormiicola, the DNA window GTGGTCTAGTGCCACCAGTATTACTCTTGCGCGGCGCTCACCTGGTACCTATCTGCAAGCCCCCTCGCCGTTGCTCCACCCTCCATGGCATCGTGAGGAATCAGAGCGTATCGCCAAGGCTTCCCACCGTTCGACTGGGCATGTTCCGTGGCATGAGCGCACCATCGCGCTGCCGCAAGCGCCTTCGCCTGGACGTCCGGATCGCCAACGTCACCGCGGGCCTTCGGCTCCAGGATCAACTTCTCGGAATCGGTTTCCACGACGAAATCCGGCTCGTAGGCGCGACCATGCTTCCATTCGATCTGAAACTGGCCTGGGCCTGGCTTCATCCAGCGCCGCACGTCGCGATCATCCTCGAGCACGATCGCCAGCCGCTGCTCTCCCTCGGCCGACTGGAACCGCTGCAGGTCGTAGCAACACTTCCGGAATCCGGAAAACACCAAGGACCGAATGTTCTCGCCACGGACGAGCGGCTGACGAAACAGCCTTGGGGTCTGCCCGGCGGGTATACTAAAAGCCAGCGGCCGCAAAAGACTGAAACCGCGGGTGATGCGCGGCACATAGTCGGTCGGCGTCTCCCACAGTTGCCGTTCCATCTGCGCCCAAACGAACTCGGCCAATTGGCGCCGATAGTAGATCAGCACATTCTCGACGGCTGCCTCTTCTGGTAGATAGCTGCGCAGGTGCGCCACGATCTGCTCGGAGAGTTTGTAAAGCAGTCCGGCATGGGCGTCGTAGTCGATCTCGTCGCGCTCGATGAGCTTGGCGACAATATAGTCTTCGAGACGCAACTCGCGGCCTTCGCGCTTGCTCCATCCGATCAGCTCGCGTGCATGATCGCGCAGTTGCTGCACCACCAGCTCCTCGGAGACGGCCGGATAGGCAATCCGCGACAGGTGCTCAAGGTCGAAGTCACCGAATCCGAACGACACATCGCGCGTCGGGATCAACACGACATTGGGAATCTCGATGGTCAGCTCAACGACCGCCCTGGTGACGCGCTCCACCACACGCGCCACCCGATCGTCGAAGCCTTCGGTCCCGGAATCGAGCGCAAGTGGCGCCTGCCGCGGCTGCAGCACGGCAGCCACCTCGGCGGCGACCTTGGCGCGTACATCTTCGGTGTTCAGTTGGGCCAACGAAGGCAAGCGCTCATAGCGCTGGACCACGCGAAGCGTCTCGCGAGCGATTTCCTGATCGGCCGGCGAGCTGATCCTATATTCGGCCGCTTCCTCTGCAATTTCCGACGCAAAGTAGGTGCTACCCAACCGCGACGAATCCCCAGTCAGCACGCTGTAGCTCAGCGGCTGCGCTTGCGCTGCCTGCGGCGCTTGCTCAGGGACGTCCCCGCCGCTGCCGATGTAGACGCGCTCGCGAATCACCGCGTCCGGCGCACCAGCCCGATCGATGATCTCGCGGAAGCGATCGTGCGCCACGATGGTCAGGCGATCCACTGCCGCAACGCCGGTGCGCTTGCCATACGGCAAGCGCAAGCCGCGGCCGAGTGTCTGCTCGGTCAGTATCTCGGAAGCCGAAGCACGCAGCGGCACGATCGTGTAGAGGTTGCTGACATCCCAGCCCTCCTTGAGCTTGTTGACGTGGACGACCACTTCCGTCGTCTCGTCGCGCTCCACGGCCAACAAGCGCTGCGTAGCCTCATCGGATTCCTCGCCCCGCAGCGCCGAATGCACCTCGATCACCCGCCCGCGATAGCGTCCCTCGAAGAAACCGTCGGACTCCATCAGCTGCCTTACGCGCGAAGCATGGGCGGTGTCCTGCGCGACCACCAACACGAACGGTTTGACCCGCGCCACGCCGGCTTGGCGGGCATAGGTCTCCAGTTCCACCTTCACGTACTCGTGGTAGCGAATGCCGTCTTCCAGCTTGATCCGCTCCAGCTCATCGGCCGGGACCGACGAAGGATCGAAATCTTTTCGGGTTGCGACGGCCGGCTCTTTCACCAATCCGTCGGCCAAGGCTTCGCCCAATCCATAGCCGTAGATCACATTGCGGAACGGCTGCGGACGCGCACCGATGGTCTTTGGCGTGGCGGTCAACTCCAGGCCCAGCAACGGGCGCAGCTCGCCGATCGCGCGTGCCCCCGCACTGGCGCGGTAGCGGTGTGCCTCATCCATTAGCACCACCAGATCGTCCAGCCCGGCCAGGTAGGCGAAGTAGCTCTCGCCAATATATTCCTGCAGGCGCTTGATGCGCGGCGGCTTGCCAGTGCGATCGGCGCCCTTTACGTCGGCGTTGATCTTGGAGATGTTGAAGATATTGATCTGCAGCGATGTCGACGCGGCGAACAGCTGTGGCGTGGTCGTTTCCGGCGCAAGACTTTCCGCACGCACGCCGATGCCGGTTTCATAGTTCTCTCCGGTGATCAGCAGTGGAGGATGCAGCGCCAGCTGCTGTACGCCCTTGAACACGTACTTCGGGCTTGCCGGATCGAAATCCACCTTCAGCTTCTCGTAGATCGTCAGGTTGGGAGCGAGCACGAAGAAGTGACGGCTGCGCCTGGTGAGATACAGGTAGGCGATGAAGGCGCCCATCAGGCGGGTCTTGCCGACACCCGTGGCCAGCGCGAAGCACAGCGAGGCGAACTCGCGCTCGAAATCCTCCACGTGCGGGAAGGCGGCTTGGATTGCGTCAAGCTGAACCGCTATGTCGGCATCCTTGCCCAATTCGACCCGCTCCAGGACCTCGGCCAGGATCTCCAGCGAACGTGCCTGGGGTTGGCGCAGGCTCATGCGGGCGCAGAGCTGGCGGACGTCCCGGTTCATGCGTCGTCATCTCCAAATAGATCGGAGTGGCCAACCGCACTAGGCGATGCAGCGCGTCTACCGCGAGCCCGCGGCGGCACCACCTCTTGCTCCGGCATGGGTTGCAGATCGGCAATGCGCAGGGAATAGTCGTCGCGGCCCCACTCGCAGCGGTCCAGCACCGTCTGCGGGATTTTCTGGATGGTCAGGTTGTCGAACGCATCGGCGGTGGCACGGAAGGCCTTGCAGCAAACCAGCAGGGTGCGCTCGAGCCCCACCTCTTCGCTGAGCGCGCGCAACTGCGCGTGGCTGAGCGAGGCAGTGGTGACGTAGAGGAAGTCCTGCTCAGACGCCCGGCCGTGCTGCCAATAATGCTGCTCGCTGGGCGCATAGGTGTAGCCCATCAGCTTGCACACCGCCTCGGCGAGCATTTCCGGGCGATACTCGGGATTGATGACCCGGTTGCCGAAGGCATCCTCGCACAACAGCGACGGAGCCAGCCGGTAGTAACGGAAACCGCCGCCGCCCTTCCAGCCGGTGGCTGCGCTGACACCCCCGGGATCGTCGCCGTCGATCACCTTACGCAAGCGCGGCACGATATGGGTGTGGCAGTGCTCGCCCAACTCGACCATGATCCAGCGCCGCCCCATCTTGTGCGCGACCGCACCGGTAGTGCCGGAGCCGGCGAAGGAGTCTAGGACGAGGTCGCCGGGATTTGACGAGAACGAAAGAACGCGCTCAAGGAGCGCCTCCGGCTTCTTCCCTTTCGGAAACGACACAAAACCCTCTTGATGAACGTTATTCGAAAGAAGATCATCCCATATATTAGAAGCCGCAAGAGCACTAGTCCTTTCCCCGCTGACCAAACGAACCTTGTTTTTGTAAAATAAAAGCTGTTTTCCAGCCAGAAAAAAGAAATCCTCTTTGCCGTCGCGAACACTGCAAAATACCTCACCTGGATTATCACGCGATGCAGACAATGCTTCCCTTGCATCCGCATTTACATCCTTTTCCCGAATCAGGGCCGGCTGGACCACCCGTTCCGAATTATCCAAAACGAATCGCGTCAACTCGCTTTCAACACGCTCTCCGAGCTTCATGCGGACATCTGCCCAAGATCCACCATGGTTTCGCGCAAAGGCATCACGCAGTGTACAAAGCCTCCACCTACTAAAGTGCTCTTCAAAATTTTCAATATAACTACTATATCGAACATCCCGCGGCACAGCTTGATATACCCGATTTGGGCGCCAGCAGCTTTTGTCCTTAGCATATAATACAAGGTAATTGGAAGTTGTGACTAAACCGGGATTGATGGATTTTGGACCAGAAGCAGAACTTTGCTTAAATGTAACTATATTTATTCTATTTTTTCGCCCGAAGATTTCGTCACACATGACGACCAAGTATGCAAACTCATTATCATCAATATGAATGAAAATAGTCCCATCTGGCGCAAGCAACTGCCGCAGAATTTCGATACGATTTCTCATCATTGACAACCACAACGAGTGCTCAAGGGCATCGTCGTAATGATCGAAAGCCTCTCCAGTATTGAAGGGTGGATCGATATAGATGCACTTCACCTGCCCCCGAAACTCCTGTTCCAGCGCCTTGAGCGCCAGCAAGTTGTCGCCCTGGATCAGCAGGTTGTCGAAACGATCGGCGTCGCCGACGCGATGCGCGGCATGGTAGGACAGCGCCGGATCTTCCAGCAGGATGCGTGGCTCCAGGCACGGGCGCTCGTCCTTGCCGACCCAGGTCAGCTCCAGTTTCTGCTTGCGGCTCATCGTGATCAGTCTTCGTTTCGAATACGTTGCGGCGGCGGGTAGTCCAGTCCATCGAGAAACCCGCGGGTGAGCGGACTCGTCTCCGGATCGGCGGCATACAAAGTCACACGCACGGCGTTTTCACCCAGCAGCTCGAAGTGGGGCCTCCGCCCCGACAAGCGCTCGCTGCGCACCAGGATCTGTGGCACGCCTTCGCCGCGCTTTTCCATCACGCGGCTGCGGCCGACGCCCTCCATGTCGACCGGACAGCGCGCAAGCAGATTGGTCAGCAGCTCGTTGCGGGTAGCGGTACGCAGGGCGATCGACTCCACCGACTGGGAGTTGGGCAAGGCGCCGGGCGAGGTGATTTCCAGACGGTCGGCGAACAGATGCACCTGCACCGGCGCCCCGCTGATCGAGTAGTCGCGATGCGCGCCGGCGTTGGCGACGGCTTCGAACACGGCCTCCGGATCGAACTGCGGCACGTCGATCCGGCCCAACTGCTTGCGCGCCGCCGTGCGCATGCCACGCAGCACGAAGGCGGCTGCCTGCCGAATCTGCTGATCTAACGGCCCCTGGATATCCTGCGCATCCAGTTGCTCCTGGGCGGTCTTCTCGGTGCCGGCATAGTGCACGCACTGGACATAGGCCTGCGGCAACCAATTGCTTGGCGTGGCCGTCGCCATCAACACGCCAGCGACACTGGCCCATTCCTCGCCAGGTTCCCCTGGAACCAGCAGTTTCAGCTTGCGCAGGCGTAGTTCCTCGGGTTCATCAGTCGCTCCGAGAAAGCGGCCGTACAGCGCAGCATCGAAATTCGACCGCGTACAGCCCAGCACGGGCATTTCGTCGAAGCCCAGGGTGCCGGCGCGCTGCCGCGACTGCATCAGGCGCAGCAGTTCGTTCGGCGGCAATTCGTGCTTGGAGCTGCCTTGGCGGCGGTAGTATCCACCTGGGGCAAGATGGACATAGAGCGAGCGCGGGACGTCGATCACCAGCACGGCGTGTTCGGTGCCGGCCCGATCCGGGACAAACCGCCGCCGCAGGTAGACCGCCGGTTCGGGCTTGATGCGATCGCGCACGCAGTTTTCGACCCAGATGCTGACCGCGTCCAACTGGTCCAACGGAATGCCAACCACCTCACGGGTCTTGTCATCCACCCCCAGGATCAGGCGCCCGCCGATGGCGTTGGCAAATGCGGCGATTTCCTGGCACAGGCTATCCGCATTCGGTCCCTTGACCTTACCGGCCTCGACCACGACGCGCTTGAATTCCAGCTGCGAGTCCTCGCCCAGGCGGATCTGCTCCAGCAAATCGCCGAGTTCACGTGGATTATTCATCGATCGAGACACTCCAGAACCCACTCCACATCAAATAAAGGGCTCACCGTGTGCTGCATGCGCAGCGCGGCCTCGACCCGTTCAAGCATCGCGTCCTGGCCGCGCTCGATGCGCTTCCTGCTTTCGAAGAAGTCCAGCATCGCATCGTCGCGCTGCTGTTCGATACGCTTGATCTCGCGCTTGAGCTGGGCCTTCTCTTCCAACGTTTCCAACTGGCGCAACAGGCGCTTGGCATCGCGGATCTGCAGGTCGAACGCGTCGATGCGCTGCTGCAACAGCAGGCGCTGGTCTTCGGCCCAGCGGTCCAGACGCTCGGACTCCTGCAGGAACCACTCCTCGTTGCGCTTGCCCGCATGGGCCAGCACGCGCTCCACCGCGGTATCGAACGCGGGATGAGGGCTGCCTTCGGCAACGCGATGACGCGGCACGAAGCGCGCGGGCACCTCCAGCAGCCTGGCGGCGGTATCGTCCGGCAGCACGCGCCCGTCCGAGCACAGCGCGCTGCAGACCAGCTCCTCGAGCGTTTCCTCGGCGGTCTGGATGGTCACCATCGCCACGCGCATCTGCCCACCGCTCCCCAGCCACTCGCGTACGTCAGCGCGCTGCGCGTCCACGGCTGCATAGTCGAAGTAGAGGGTGCCTGGAGGCGTTGGGCGGTTGGCCGCTTGCTCACAGAGTTCCGCACCCAGCCCCTGATCCGGGCGCAACAGACCCGCGTCGGCCTGCTGTGCCGGTGGCCAACTGACCGCATAACGCCCTTCTTCCAGCTGTACCAGCTTGTCGCTGATCATCGCCTGCGGGCGCTCTGCCGCAATCAGGCGCAGGAACTGGCTTTCGTAGTGGTTGATCTTGTGCAGCATGCCGGCGCGGCGCGAGCGCAGATTGCGTACCACATCTTCGTCGAAATGCTCCAGCAGCGTACGCCGCGCGCTTTCCTCGCGGCGGCCGATGCTCTCGTCCAGTTCCGCCTGCAACGCGGCGAATTCGGCCTCGATCTGGGCCGTGTCGCGGCACTCCTGGTAGATGCGCAGAATGCGCTGCTCGATGTCAACGCCGGATTCGATCGCGCCCAGAATCTCGTCACTGGCACCGAACACGCCATCGAACAGCTTGAACTTCTTATCAAGCAGTTCGTAGACCAACTCGTCCGCACGATTCTTGCGATTGACGAAGTTCACCACGACCACGTCGCTCTGCTGTCCGTAGCGATGCACGCGACCGATGCGCTGCTCGACACGCTGCGGGTTCCAGGGCAAGTCGTAGTTGACCAGCAGCGAACAGAACTGCAGATTGATGCCTTCGCCGCCCGCTTCGGTGGTGATCAGGATGTCGCGCTCGGTGCGGAATGCCTCGACGACCGCGGCCTTCATGTCGGCGGTCTTGGAGCCAGATACCAGCGCGGAGCCGGCGTGGCGCTCAAGCCACGCAGCATATACCGCCTTGGAATCGGCATCGTCGTTGCTGCCATTCAACAGCACCGTACGCCCAGCATAACCATGGGCTTCGAGCAGCTCGCGCAGATACTCCTGAGTACGCCGCGATTCGGTAAAGATCACCGCCTTGCGCCGTCCGCCCAGCCTTTCGGCCATGGCGAGTGCGCGTTCGAGCACAAGCAACAATGCATCGCCCTTGCGATTTGCCTGGATACGCCTGGCCAGATCACGGTAGCCCCCCAGGCGTTCGATTTCCTGGGCACGACAGAGCAGCTCAGCATGCAAGCCTGCGCTATCCGACTCGCTCGCATCTTGGTCCAACCCATCGGAATCCAACTCGTCGCTAAGCTCGTCAACCGTATCGAAATCCTTGATCAACCTGGCGGTAAGCACCTGGTTTGCCTCAAGCCGGGCAATGATTGTATCGAGCGTATCCGCAATGGCGAAACTCGAGGACGCCAAAATCTTGCGCACCACCAGCGTCACCAGGTGGCGAGCAGTGGGCTTGATCGCGAGGATGGAGGGGTCCTGAAGATACGCGGACACCTTGTTGTACAACTCCAGCTCCTCATTGGAAGGCGTGAAGTCCTGAGTGATGGAAAAACGCTTGGTGAAGTTGATCCCGCCCTCAGCCTGTACCTGGCGACGCAATGTACGGTGACAGATCGGCTTCAAGCGGTGGCGCAGGTCGTTGAGCCGCGCTTCGGAGCTCCGCCCTGAAGCGTACTGCATCTGGAAGGCCTGCTGGCTGCCGAAGAACTCGTCGCTGATGAATGAAATCAGCCCATAAAGCTCCATCAACGAATTCTGGAATGGCGTCGCAGTGAGCAGTACCTTGCGCCGTCCCCGCAGGGCATCATTCAAGGCAACGGCACGCTTCGATGCAGTCTTTCCCTTGTAGAGATTACGCAGCTTGTGGGCTTCGTCCAGGACCACCAGATCCCATCCGACTGCCGCCAGCTCCTTCTGTTTGCTTGCCGCAAATTCGTAAGAGGTGACAACGATTGCCCCATCGACCTCGAAAGGATTGCTTGACCCAGCTCGACGCAACTCGTTGAAAGACTTGCTTTCGACAATGAAGGTAGGCAGCTGGAACTTATCCTCCAACTCTTGCGTCCACTGCTTGCGCAGGGTTGCGGGAACAATCAAGAGCAAGCGACGACGCTTCTGTGCCCAATGCTGGGCCAACACCAAACCGGCTTCAATCGTCTTGCCGAGCCCCACCTCATCGGCCAACAACACGCCAGCCTCAACGGGCGACTTGAGTGCGAACAGTGCCGCATCGACCTGATGCGGGTTCATGTCCACACGCGCAGCGGACAATGCGCGGGCTACCGCCGATTCATCGCGGCTACGAAGGGTCAGCCAGTGCGCGAAAAACTTTCCCTGATGGTGCGAGTAGCGGGGCGCCCCTGCGTCGTCGCTTTGGTAGGCATTTGCGATCAATGGCCCTGGCAGGGAAGACATGAGGATGCTCTTGGGGTACAGCCAACTATGCGGTGAGTATGCCGAGTGGGACACGACTTCGCCAATAACGGTGCGCCCCCCCCTATCTCGACAAAGAAAAACCCCGCCTTGCGGCGGGGTCTTCATGCAGCCGTGATGCAGTAGCGCTGCTGGATCAGAAATCCATGCCGCCCATGCCGCCCATGCCGCCGCCCATGCCACCGGCGCCGCCGGCCGGCTCGTCCTTCTTCGGCGCTTCGGCCACCATCGCTTCGGTGGTGATCATCAGGCCGGCGATCGACGCGGCGTTCTGCAGCGCCGAACGGGTCACCTTGGTCGGATCCAGGATGCCGAACTCGACCATGTCGCCGAACTCGCCGTTGGCGGCGTTGTAGCCGAAGTTGCCGGTGCCTTCCTTGACCCGGTTCAGGATCACCGACGGCTCTTCACCGGCGTTGGTGACGATCTCGCGCAGCGGCGCTTCCATCGCGCGCAGCGCGATCTGGATGCCGTGGGTCTGATCTTCGTTGGCACCCTTCAGCTCGCCGATCGCGGTCAGCGCGCGCACCAGGGCCACACCGCCGCCCGGGACCACGCCTTCTTCCACGGCCGCACGGGTCGCGTGCAGGGCGTCTTCGACGCGCGCCTTCTTTTCCTTCATCTCGATCTCGGTCGAAGCGCCGACCTTGATCACCGCCACGCCGCCGGCCAGCTTGGCCACGCGCTCCTGCAGCTTCTCGCGGTCGTAGTCCGACGAGGTCTCTTCGATCTGCGCCTTGATCTGCTTGATGCGCGACTCGATCGCCGAGCTGTCGCCAGCGCCGTCGATGATGGTGGTGTTCTCCTTGGAGACCTGCACCTTCTTGGCGCGGCCCAGGTCCTTGATGGTCGCCTTCTCCAGCGCCAGGCCCACTTCCTCGGAGATCACGGTGCCGCCGGTCAGGGTGGCCATGTCTTCCAGCATCGCCTTGCGACGATCGCCGAAGCCCGGCGCCTTGACCGCGACGACCTTGACGATGCCGCGGATGGTGTTGACCACCAGGGTCGCCAGCGCTTCGCCTTCGACTTCCTCAGCCACGATCAGCAGCGGCTTGCCCGACTTGGCCACGCCTTCCAGCACCGGCAGCAGGTCGCGCACGTTGGAGATCTTCTTGTCGTGCAGCAGGATGAACGGGTCGTCCAGGTCGGCCGACTGGCTCTGCTGGTTGTTGATGAAGTACGGCGACAGGTAGCCGCGGTCGAACTGCATGCCCTCGACCACGTCCAGCTCGTTGTCCAGGCCCGAGCCTTCTTCAACGGTGATCACGCCTTCCTTGCCGACCTTCTTCATCGCGTCGGCGATGATGTTGCCGATCGACTCGTCGGAGTTGGCCGAGATGGTGCCGACCTGGGCGATCGCCTTGTCGTCGGCGGTGGGCTTGCTGATCTTCTTCAGCTCGGCCACGGCGGCCTTGACGGCCTGGTCGATGCCGCGCTTGAGGTCCATCGGGTTCATGCCGGCGGCGACCGCCTTGGAACCTTCGCGGATCAGCGCCTGCGCCAGCACGGTGGCGGTGGTGGTGCCGTCGCCGGCGTTGTCGGAGGTCTTGGACGCGACTTCCTTCACCATCTGCGCGCCCATGTTCTCGAACTTGTCGGCCAGTTCGATTTCCTTGGCGACGGAGACGCCGTCCTTGGTGATGGTCGGGGCGCCGAAGCTCTTCTCGAGCACGACGTTGCGGCCCTTCGGGCCCAGGGTGGCCTTGACGGCATTGGCGAGAATGTTGACGCCGCGCACCATGCGCGAACGAGCGTCTTCACCGAAACGGATATCTTTGGCAGCCATGTGGAGTTACCTCAGGAATAGGGAATGGAGAACAGGGAATAGGGAGTCAAAAGCGCACGATCGGGAAGGGACGGGAACCGCAGGCGGCAGAAATCGCTCTTGCCGATTCCCGATTCACCATTCCCGATTCCCGCCATCGTCAACCGACGATGGCGAGGATGTCGTCTTCGCGCAGCACCTTGTACTCGACGCCTTCGGCCTTGTAGCTGGAGCCGGCGTACTGGCCGTAGATGACCTTGTCGCCGACCTTGACCGCCGGGGCGCGGACGCTGCCGTTGTCCAGCGGCTTGCCGCTGCCGATGGCCACGATCTCGCCCTTGGTGGACTTTTCCTTGGCCGAATCCGGGATCACGATGCCGCCGGCGGAAATTTCGTCGGCTTCGATCGGCTTGACTACGACGCGGTCGTGAAGCGGCTTGATGCTCATTGAGAGAGACCCTCTTAAGTGATTGATTGGTCTAGGAAAGGCTGGCGATGTTAGCACTCGCATGTGACGACTGCCAGCAGCGCTCGCGAAAAAACCCGGTACGCCGGGATGCGCAAGATGTGGTGCTGGCCGGCGCCCTTTCAAGGGCTGGCGGCAAAAAAATTTCGCTGCGGCGCCCGCCCGGCCGCGGAACTGGTACCCGGATTCCGCAACGCTGTCACAGGAGCAGGCTAGGCTCGCAGACCCAGGGGGGACCATCCAAAAGGAGTTGTCGATGAAGCCATCCGCCGTTGCCTTACCTCTCGCCTGTCTGCTGGCCCTGGCCGGCCACGCCCAGGCCGCCGTGTTCATCAACGAATTGCACTACGACGATGCCACCGCCGCCGGCGATACCGGCGAGGGCGTGGAGATCGTCGCCACCGCCGGCGAGAGCCTGAGCGGCTACAAGGTCTACCTGTACAACGGCAGCACCCCCGGCGCCGCGGCCGTCTACGCCACCACCGCGGTGCCGGCCGGCAGCCTGGTCACCTGCGGCGGGCAGGTGCGCATCGCCACCGTCGGCTATGCCAGCAACGGCGTGCAGAACGGCCCCAACGACGGCCTGGCGCTGGTCGACGGCAGCGGCCAGGTGGTGCAGTTCCTCAGCTACGAGGGCGCGATCACCGGCGGCGGCGGCCCCGCCGCCGGCCTGAGCAGCCAGAACCTGCCGGTCAGCGAGAGCAACAGCACCGCGGCCGGCACCTCGCTGCAGCTGCGCGGCAGCAACGGCAGCGCCGCGTCCGACTTCAGCTGGGCCGGCAGTTCGGCCAGCAGCTTCGGCGCCTGCAACAGCGGCCAGACCTTCAGCGGCGGCAGCAGCAACGCCGCCCCGTCGGTGACCGCGACCACGCCGGCGCAGGGCGCCAGCAACTTCCCCGCCGCCGGCGACCTGGCGGTGACCTTCAGCGAGGCGGTGACCCTGGCCAGCGGCGCGTTCGGCCTGAGCTGCAGCCAGTCCGGCACGGTGGCGCTGAGCTACCCGAGCAGCGGCAGCCAGTTCGCGATCTCCACCAACACCGCCCTGGCCGCCGGCGAAAGCTGCAGCCTGAGCATCCTGGCCGCGCGCGTCAGCGACGCCGGCGGCGCGCACCCGGCGCAGGACGGCAGCATCGCCTTCAGCGTCGCCAGCGGCAGCGGCGGCGGCGCCAGCGGCTACTACTCGCGGGTCAACACCTCCAGCGCCAGCCAGTTGCGCTGCTCGCTGCACGAGACGATCAAGGGCCACACCGTCTACCCGTACAGCAGCAGCTCCGGCACCAGCACCTGGACCATCCTGGAGATCGCCGACGAGGACCCGAACGACAGCGGGCGCATCCTCGACGCCTACCGCAACCGCAGCTACGCCAAGGGCACCGACCGCGCCGGCAGCGGCAGCGGGCTGAAGTACAACCGCGAGCACAGCTGGCCGAACTCGCTTGGCTTCGGCAGCGCCAGCGGCGACAAGGGCCTGCCCTACGCGCCGTACACCGACACGCACATGCTGTACCTGACCGATTCCACCTGGAACGCCGACCGCGGCAACAAGCCGTACGCGAACTGCGACAGCAACTGCGGCGAGCGCATCACCGAGGCCAACGCCGGCTTCGGCGGCGGCAGCGGCAGCTACCCGGGCAATTCCAACTGGGTGCGCACCCCGGACGGCAACGGCGGCAGCTTCGAGGTGTGGAACCACCGCAAGGGCGACATGGCGCGCGCGGTCATGTACATGGCGATCCGCTACGAAGGCGGCACCGACGCGGCCACCGGGCAGTCCGAGCCGGACCTGGAACTGACCGACGACCGCAGCAAGATCGTGCAGACCTCGGCCTCGCCGGCCTACATGGGCCTGCTGTCGACGCTGCTCGCGTGGAGCCAGCAGGATCCGCCGGACGCCGCCGAACGCGCCCGCAACGAAGTGGTGTACAGCTTCCAGGGCAACCGCAATCCGTTCATCGACCACCCGGAGTGGGCGACCTCCTCGCTGTTCACCTCGGCCAAGCCGGCCAGCTGCCAGCTACTCAACTGAAGTCGGACCCCGGCGCGCCGATCGCGGCGCGCCGGAGGGCCTGCGACCCGGGAGGCCTGGGGCCATCCGGCCTCGCCCGCGCATGCGCTGCCGGCGCCGCGGTAGACAGCCGGCCCCGCGCGAAACCCGGCAGCGTCGCGCCCCTGCTTTCCCTCCGATCGCCCCCCACTGTCGCGCCTTTGCCGCTGCGCAGCGGCTCGCCGCCGCACGGCCCTGCGCCATGCCCGGCCAGCGCCCTCCGCGGCCGCCCTCCGCGGCCGCCCTGCGCAGGCCCGCAACCGCGCGCCCGCGGGCGCGCACTCACGCCCGAACCAGGCCCGGCAAAGCCCTGCCGGCGTCCCTATACTGTCGGCCGCATGTCTTCGC includes these proteins:
- a CDS encoding DEAD/DEAH box helicase family protein; protein product: MNRDVRQLCARMSLRQPQARSLEILAEVLERVELGKDADIAVQLDAIQAAFPHVEDFEREFASLCFALATGVGKTRLMGAFIAYLYLTRRSRHFFVLAPNLTIYEKLKVDFDPASPKYVFKGVQQLALHPPLLITGENYETGIGVRAESLAPETTTPQLFAASTSLQINIFNISKINADVKGADRTGKPPRIKRLQEYIGESYFAYLAGLDDLVVLMDEAHRYRASAGARAIGELRPLLGLELTATPKTIGARPQPFRNVIYGYGLGEALADGLVKEPAVATRKDFDPSSVPADELERIKLEDGIRYHEYVKVELETYARQAGVARVKPFVLVVAQDTAHASRVRQLMESDGFFEGRYRGRVIEVHSALRGEESDEATQRLLAVERDETTEVVVHVNKLKEGWDVSNLYTIVPLRASASEILTEQTLGRGLRLPYGKRTGVAAVDRLTIVAHDRFREIIDRAGAPDAVIRERVYIGSGGDVPEQAPQAAQAQPLSYSVLTGDSSRLGSTYFASEIAEEAAEYRISSPADQEIARETLRVVQRYERLPSLAQLNTEDVRAKVAAEVAAVLQPRQAPLALDSGTEGFDDRVARVVERVTRAVVELTIEIPNVVLIPTRDVSFGFGDFDLEHLSRIAYPAVSEELVVQQLRDHARELIGWSKREGRELRLEDYIVAKLIERDEIDYDAHAGLLYKLSEQIVAHLRSYLPEEAAVENVLIYYRRQLAEFVWAQMERQLWETPTDYVPRITRGFSLLRPLAFSIPAGQTPRLFRQPLVRGENIRSLVFSGFRKCCYDLQRFQSAEGEQRLAIVLEDDRDVRRWMKPGPGQFQIEWKHGRAYEPDFVVETDSEKLILEPKARGDVGDPDVQAKALAAARWCAHATEHAQSNGGKPWRYALIPHDAMEGGATARGLADRYQVSAAQE
- a CDS encoding site-specific DNA-methyltransferase; translation: MSRKQKLELTWVGKDERPCLEPRILLEDPALSYHAAHRVGDADRFDNLLIQGDNLLALKALEQEFRGQVKCIYIDPPFNTGEAFDHYDDALEHSLWLSMMRNRIEILRQLLAPDGTIFIHIDDNEFAYLVVMCDEIFGRKNRINIVTFKQSSASGPKSINPGLVTTSNYLVLYAKDKSCWRPNRVYQAVPRDVRYSSYIENFEEHFSRWRLCTLRDAFARNHGGSWADVRMKLGERVESELTRFVLDNSERVVQPALIREKDVNADAREALSASRDNPGEVFCSVRDGKEDFFFLAGKQLLFYKNKVRLVSGERTSALAASNIWDDLLSNNVHQEGFVSFPKGKKPEALLERVLSFSSNPGDLVLDSFAGSGTTGAVAHKMGRRWIMVELGEHCHTHIVPRLRKVIDGDDPGGVSAATGWKGGGGFRYYRLAPSLLCEDAFGNRVINPEYRPEMLAEAVCKLMGYTYAPSEQHYWQHGRASEQDFLYVTTASLSHAQLRALSEEVGLERTLLVCCKAFRATADAFDNLTIQKIPQTVLDRCEWGRDDYSLRIADLQPMPEQEVVPPRARGRRAASPSAVGHSDLFGDDDA
- a CDS encoding putative DNA binding domain-containing protein, which codes for MNNPRELGDLLEQIRLGEDSQLEFKRVVVEAGKVKGPNADSLCQEIAAFANAIGGRLILGVDDKTREVVGIPLDQLDAVSIWVENCVRDRIKPEPAVYLRRRFVPDRAGTEHAVLVIDVPRSLYVHLAPGGYYRRQGSSKHELPPNELLRLMQSRQRAGTLGFDEMPVLGCTRSNFDAALYGRFLGATDEPEELRLRKLKLLVPGEPGEEWASVAGVLMATATPSNWLPQAYVQCVHYAGTEKTAQEQLDAQDIQGPLDQQIRQAAAFVLRGMRTAARKQLGRIDVPQFDPEAVFEAVANAGAHRDYSISGAPVQVHLFADRLEITSPGALPNSQSVESIALRTATRNELLTNLLARCPVDMEGVGRSRVMEKRGEGVPQILVRSERLSGRRPHFELLGENAVRVTLYAADPETSPLTRGFLDGLDYPPPQRIRNED